CTTTAGTATTCAAGCAGAAATTGAAGATCGATTTGGAAAAATTGATGTATTTACCAAGCAATTTTTAGATTTGATTCTTATCAAGGTTTTGGGCGGGGCGTGCAAGATCAAAGCTATTTCTAACTATGGTCAAAACATTTCTTTGACTTTTCAAAGTGGAGAAAAGGAGATGATAAAAGCACCAAGTAAAGATGATGATGATATTTTGTCTTGTATTTTGCAAGATTTAAGAAAGAGGATTAGGGGATAAAATCCTCACCTCTTTTATTTTTGGGATTGTTTTTGGGATTGGAGAAATTGGTTGAGGATTTCTTTTGTTTTTTGATGTTGATGATCGCTGACAAAGAAATAGATTTCGACACGATTACCTTTAAGAATCTTTTCTTCCTCATCTTTTCCTTCAAGCGCTTTACCATATTTTCCTTGTGAGGAGAAAAAGATTCGCTTTGGAGAGATTCCATCTTTGATAAGAGCATTCATCACAAATAATGCACGACTAGCTCCTAATTCATAATCTGTTTTATAAGGAGTTTGTGCAACATTTGGATTATTGGAAAATCCTCTAACATCGATTCTGACATCTTTGGGAAGCCTTTGAATGATTTGTACAATTCTTTGAAAGAAGAGTTGCATATCTTTGTCTTTAAGTTCGTGAGAATCGATGGGGAAGAAAATATTGGTTGGAAGCTTAAGAAGCGTTCCTTCTTCGATTTGCTCAAGAACTCCTCCTTTTTGAATCATTTCAGCAACAGATTCTTGTGGTCGTTCTTCAGACAAATCTCCCCCCTCTTGTTTTCCATCTGTCATATCAAGTGTTTCTGATGGAGTGGGGGCGATGGGAATAACAGGTTGGGCCTGTTCGGGTTTGGGTGCGTAGTCAAAAATCTTGATAAATTCTTCTTTGAGCGCTTTTGTTTTTTCTGTATTTTGAGCTGAGATGGCATAGAGGGCGATAAAAAGTGCAAGAAGAAGCGAGAGGAAGTCCGCATACGGGACTGCCCACTTTTCTCCGGCTGGACATTCTGGACACTTTTTTTTCTTTGCCATATATGATCCTTAGTTGAATTGTGAGATTTTTGGTTGGCTTGGATCAAGGAATCCAAAGAGTTTTGCTTCAAGATTGCGAGGATTGTCCCCATTGGCAATGCCAATCACGCCTTCTAAGATCATTGTTTTTTCTTTGACGATATCTTTACTTTTGGCAATCATTTTATTCCCCCATGGGGCAAAAATAGCATAAGCCCCCATAATTCCTGTAACAGTTGCTGTAAAAGCTCCAGCGATCCCTGCAGCCATTTTGGCGGGATTGTCTAGAAGTTGAAGGGCTAGCATAAGTCCAAACACGGCTCCTACAAGTCCAAATACAGGACAAGACTCTCCTGCCAAAATCCAATAATGTCCTGCGCCATGATAGTATTCCTCAATTTGCTCAATCTGGATTTCCATATCTTCTTTTACAGAGTGAGCATCGCGTCCATCAATGATCATACTTAAAGCTTCGCGCATAAAGTCATCATCAAGTTGAGCCACTCTTGACTCTAGGGCCAAAACACCATCCCGTCTAGCAATTGTAGAAAACTCAACAAGCAATTTGATCTTTTCGGGGATATCAACAGGAGAGCTAGCAAAAACAAGTTTGAGTTCTTTGTATCCAGCTTTGATGAATTTTGCATTTGTTCCTGTCATGGCTGAAAATAAGGCTGTAGGTATAACAATAAGAACCGAGCTGAGGTGGATAACATGCAGGGGGTTTCCTCCCTCTAAAATATCTCCCACTGAAATACTTGTAACGGCCAAGACCATCCCTAAAATCGTCGATAAATCCATAGTTTCTCTCTAAAAATAAATTGAGTTTAAAGATTAATTTTACCTCAAGATAAAATCTCAATCTTTTCTTTTTTTGCTTTATGGGCGTTGATGCGATAAGAAGCAAAAGTGATTCCATTTTTAAGAGAGATAATTAAAAAGCTCTGAGTGACAAAGAATGAAAAACGCAAATCTTCTTGTGAGGGGATAGGAGGGGAGTTAGGGTGAGAGTGAAAAACCCCAATGATTTGTAAGCGTTTTTGTTTTAGGATTCCAAAAGCCTGCAGTTGATCAAGAGGATCAAAGGCAAAGTGAGTTTGTGGAGTTTTGTGAGTATTGGGCATAGGAATATAGGACTGAAGGAGGTTATTTTGTCCTTGGGTAGATCCCAAGAGATAGCCACAACACTCTTGGGGGAAGTGATGCTTGGCTTCTTGAATGAGTTGGCTATAAAGGCATTGAGGGATTGTTAATTGCATGCAATTTGACGAATCTCGCGCTTGGAGTCTTTTCCGCAAATTGGGCAGTTGGGGTTTTTGGAAATTTGAAGTTTTGAAAATTGCATCGAGGCAAGATCAATGCTTAAAATTGAATCAGTAAGCGGAGTTCCTATATGGGTAAAAAACTTTAAAACTTCACTTGCGCTAATTGATCCTAGTATGCCTGTAATTGTGGCAAATAGCCCATTTTTGTAAAGTTTCATATTGGAAGGAGGAGTGGGGAAAATGCAAGCAAGGCAGGCGCTCTGATGTGGAATGACCCCCATAATTTGACCACAATAGCGCATAATGCCTGCATGGATAAAGGGCTTGTTTTCTAAAACACATACATCATTGATAAGAAATTTGGAGACAAAATTATCTGTCGCATCAATAATCAAATCATATTCTTGGATGAGAACTTTGGCATTGCTTAAATCAAAACGCATTTTGTGGGTTTGGACACAAATATTGGGATTGATAGCAAGCATTCTGTTTTTGGCACATTCTACTTTTGGTTTTCCAATATCGCTTGTTTGATATATCACTTGTCGATGAAGATTGCTTACATCAACCACATCATCATCAATAATCCCAATAGTTCCAACTCCCGCACCAGAAAGATAAAGTGCATTTGGGGTTGCAAGTGCTCCTGCTCCTATGATCAAAATCCGAGCATTTTTGATTCTTTCTTGTCCTTCTTCTCCGACATCTTCTAACATCAAATGGCGAGAATAACGAATTTTTTCTTCTTGTGTCAGCATAGCGACTCCCTACAATGTGCGTTCAATCCAAAAATCAATATGGCGTTGTTCTTCATAAACTTCCGTATCTCTCCCATGTCCTGGATGAATGGGGAGATTAGGAGAGAAAGTTTTGAATCTCTTAAGTGATTCTTTCATATCCAAAGGATTGGAATACTCAAAATCACTGCGACCAACACAATGATAAAAAATAAAATCTCCACTAAATAAATGATGATTGATCTCAATCATACAGCACCCTGGCGTGTGTCCAGAAAAGAGAAGAAATTTCACTTTAAAATCTTCAAAATCCAAAGCATTTTCTTCCCCCTCTAAGACAATATCTGGAGCACAAGGAGTGAGGCCAAGTCCAAAGCAATCGCTCTCTAGCATAAAGGCATCGTTTTTGTGGCAGATGAGGGGAATATGAGGGAAGAGGGATTTGACTTTGGCATTGTCCCAAATATGATCAAAATGCCCGTGAGTACATAAAATCGCTAAGGGATTCTTGCACTCCTGTTCTATCCAATGGCTTGCCCCCATCCCCGCATCAATGATGATTTCTCCACAATCAAGTGAGAGAATATAACAATTGGTTTCATAAGCGCCAAAGGGCTTTTTGAGAATCTTCATTGCTCTCCTTTAAGATAGAATCATCACATTATATTAAAACTAAGGAGTATAGCGATGACTTTGGAGGAAGTAAAAGAGATTGATTCTACATATGTGATGCCTACATATGGAAGAATGCAGATTGCATTTGAAAGAGGAGAGGGGGCAAGATTATATGATCTTCAGGGGAGAGATTATATTGATTTTGGGAGTGGGATTGGTGTCAATAGTGTGGGATATGGGAATCAGAGATTGTCCAAAGTCTTAGCAGATCAGACGCACAAACTTCTTCATACTTCCAATTTGTATTTGATCCCTCAACAAGCCTTGCTTGCCAAAAAGCTTGTTGAGCTGAGTGGGTATGATATGAATGTATTTTTTGCCAATTCTGGTGCAGAAGCCAATGAGGGAATGATCAAGCTTGCACGCAAATATGGCGAGGTCAATTTCTCCAAAAAACGCTATAAGATCATTACGCTTGCTTCAAGTTTCCATGGACGCACCCTTGCGACATTGAAAGCTACAGGACAGGAGAGCTATCATCGTTTTTTCTCTCCTTTTCCTGATGGGTTTGTGATCGCTCAATCTCTTCAAGATGTGTATGCAAAGATTGATGATGAAACATGTGCTGTGATGATTGAGCTTATCCAAGGAGAGGGCGGGATTTATGCTTTGCCCAAAGAAGAAGTTCAAAAACTTGAGAAGCACTTGAGGAATAAAGAGATTTTGTTGATGATTGATGAGGTGCAGAGCGGAGCCTATCGTAGTGGAGAGTTTTTGGCAAGCCATCTTTATGGAATCTCTCCTGATGTGATTGCCTTGGCTAAAGGGATTGGGGGAGGAGTGCCAATTGGAGCTGTGATGAGCAAACACAAAGACTTATTTCAAGCAGGTGATCATGGGAGCACTTTTGGGGGAAATTTTTTGAGCACGAGCGCATCTCAATGTGTGCTTGAGATCTTGGAAGAAGAAAAGGCAAGTGGAGCATTGCAGGAACGTATTGAGCTTTTTGATCATAAGCTAGAAGAGTGCTTAAGAGATTCTCAAAAATTTATCAAAAAAGTGGGAGTAGGCTTAATGGTGGGGCTAGAGGCTAGAGATGCGCAAATCCAAAGGGAGGTGATCAATCAAGCTTTGGAATCTGGAGTAATTGTGCTTAGGGCAGGGAAAAATATTGTGAGATTTTTGCCTCCATTGACAATCTCTAGAGAGGAAATTTTGGAGGGATTTGAACGTTTTAGAAAGGTGATTGTCTGATTGGAAAAGTATCTTTTTTATTGTTTGGCTTTGACTGTATTTGCCTTGATGCATTGGGCGATCTATCAATGGTTGCTTAAGTCTTTACTTTCAAAAGAGTGGGTAAAGAGAGTGAGGTGGGTTCTTGTTGCTAATTTTGGTGTTTTGCTTTTATATTTTTTGGGAAGATATCAAGAGTTGGTTCCTTATAGAATTCATGCTTGGCTTTCTGTGAGCGTGGGGTTTTGTTTTATTCTTTTTGTGTGCGCGATTGTATATCGAGTCCTGTTGATGGCGTGTTTGCTTTTGGATAGCAAGCGTAGGGATAGCTTAAAGCGAGGGCTTGATCTTTCTGTGGGGGCGTTAGCTTTGGGATATGGTGGATGGGGACTATATGAGGGGATGATGAGGCCTGAAGTTAGAAAAGTCAAACTTTCTCTTGAGGGTCTCAAATCTCCTTTTTCAATGGTGCAAATCAGTGATTTGCATATTGGAGGGTTGATTGATGCAGAGCGCGTGAAGGTCATCGTCCAAGAAATCTTAGCACTTCATCCAGATGTGATTGTTTTGACAGGGGATATTGTTGATGCACGCATTGATAAGATTCAAGAGGCTTTAGATGAGCTGAAGCATTTAAGGGCTCCTTTGGGGGTATATTATGTGCTTGGGAATCATGAATATTTTCATCATGTTTATGAGGTTTTGGAAGAAATAAGGCGGTGCGGTTTTTGTGTCTTAGATAATAAGGGCATTATCTTAAAACGAGGGCAAGAGGAGCTAGTCAATCTTGTGGGTGTTAATGATTTATTTGGGAAGCGATTTGGTGATTTGGAGCCTGATTTGGAGTTGGCATTAAAGAATCAAAAGGAGAATTTGCCTACGATTTTGTTGGCACATCAACCTAAATTTGCTTTTACAATTCAGCTAGATCAAAAAATTGATTTGATTTTGAGTGGGCATACCCATGGGGGACAAATCTTTCCTTTTAATCTTTTAGTGAGATTAGATCAGCCTTATCTTGCGGGGCTATATCAGCATTCAAACAATACACAGATTTATGTCAATCGTGGTAGCGGTTTTTGGGGTCCTCCTATGAGGGTAGGGGTGAGGGCAGAGGTGACATATTTTGAGTTTAGGCCTAAATAGAGATATTGGAAAATTAAATTTAATCTATTTTTGATCTTAGCGCTTAAAACTAAAATGAAAAATTTTGATGTTTTTGTGTTTTAATACTCCTTTGATTTTGAAAAAGGAAAACAATATGAAAATACATTCTCTTACCCATTCTTTGGGGAAAACCTCTTTTTATGCATTATCTTGTATTATTTTTTCTTTGAGCAATCTCTCTGCGCAGGATAAAAGTGGCTTCTTTCTTGGCTTAGAAGGGAATCTAGGTCAAAGCACGTTGTCTTTTGCAAGTCATCTTTCTGCAAATGAGTTTAAAAATGAAACTTCTCAGAAGTCGCATTTGTCTTTTGATGGGGGGATCAAGCTAGGATATCAGCATTATTTTGACAAAGAAGCATTGGGAGTTGCAAAAGCTTATGGGATCAATTTGGGAATCTATGCTGGGGCAGGGCTTCCTATCAAAAATGAAAATCCTGTTTTTGCCAAAAACGGACAGAGTGGCCATTATTATAAAACTCAATTTTTGCCTATTCGTGCTGGGTTGGATATCAATTTTTTGTGGGATTTTTGGGAGAAAGAAAAGCATGCTTTGGGCTTAAGTCTTGGTGCGAGCTATCGCTTTAGCTATTTTTTAAGTCAAGACAATCAAGAAAATATTTTTTCAAGCAATGGGCAATTGTTGCCTGATGCTCACTCTGTGCACTATGCAGATTTGATGGCGCATCAGTTTTATCCACAAATTGGGCTTCATTATTATTATGGACATCATCAATTTGGGATCAATTATCGCTTTGGAGGTTTATTGAAGTTTGGAAGCAATACAGGAAAAAACAAACCATTTGAATTGGCTCCAGATGATATTTACCTCTCCACTCAATTTTTAGAAACAAGCTATGTAAGTTTTGGATATAGCTATCGTTTCTAGGCTCTAAGTTAGAAGAGGGCCATTATTTTTTGAGATTAATGGCCTCTTTGATGAGTTCATCACCTGTGGTGAAGCTTTTGGCATTCATTGAATATCCCCTTTGCATCAAGATGAGTTCAGTCAAAGCATTTCCGACATTGACATTGCTTGTCTCAAGATAGCCCTGTTTGATATTGCCCATTGTAAGCTTGCCTGATTCGTTCCAGCCAAGGATAGGATTACCGCTTTTTAAATGCTTTTCTCCTCCTATAAGAGTGCTCTCAAGTCCAAAGAGATTCCCTCCCATTTTGCTTAGTCCCTGATCATTGACAAAGGCGACAACCCCAATTCTCCCCATCGCTTCTTGCTTGCCATTGCTAAATTTGAGGAAGATCACCCCATTTTCATTGATGCTTGTTTGCTCAAGCAGACCATCAGGGTAGCCATTTTGCGAAGATGAAACAACCCTTGATTCGCTATAGAGCTCATCAGAGCTTTTTTCTTTTTCTGTTCCGGCTATATCATAGGCGATTTTTTTGCCTTTGAAGTCTATCTCTGCGGTTTGAGCGGTGGGTTGGTTGTCTTGATCAAAGGAGATAAAATGTGTCACTTCATCTCCCAAACGATTTTTGCTTTCTATATCTTGGATATAGGTTTTAACTTCCCATTTTTGGTTTTTTTGATCTGTGGTGTTAAAGCCCTCTACAAGATTGTATTGGCTAATGAGATGATATTTTTTCCCATTTTCATCATAAATATCAATATTGCTCGTAAAATGGGGGACCTCAAGAGATTTGCTCAGAATCTTCCCAAGAGAGATTTCTTGCCATCCTTCTGGATCTTGTGCGGGATTGGAATTCCCTGTTTCGCCTATGCGTTCATAGAGTTTGTTTTCAAATTGGACAAAGGTGTTTTTTCCATATTGTTCTTGGGGGTTGTATGTAGGATATTGGAATGTTTTTTCATCGCTGATTTTTAAAAATTGATTTTTGTCATCCATAAGATAAACACTTCCATCTTTTTTGACCACATCTCCTGCGCTGTAAGTTTTGTTTTCATCAAAATTTTTGACATTGTTTGTACCTACAATTTCCCAATCTTTCGGGCTTTCAAGAGGATTTGAGTTTCCTGCTTGATTGATTTTTTTGAATGTGATTCCAAGATAAGAAACAAGTTCATTGGGAGCATAAGATTGATTGGGGGTATAAGGAGAAACAGTCGCCATTTGTTGCTCTCTTTTAGTGTTCATTCCCAATGCTTCAAAAAAGCTTCCATCAGTTTGGATATCAGGTTGTGCAAAATTAGGGCTTGAGAGCTCCACAGCCAAAGAGGGCGTTTTAGAATCTGTGTTTTGTGTGGCGATATTGAGATCAAGACCTGTTTTTTCTTTGATGAGAGATTTAAGCTCTCCTAGGGTTCGAAAGGAATTTTCTTTTCCTTCTCCATAATAAAAAGTATAAGTTTGCTGTTTTCCATCATTGCTAGTGAGGGTGATCTTTGCTTCATTGTTGATTTGAGAATCAAGGGATTTTTGATTGGCAAAAAAGATATTGACATCCGCATCAAGTATTTTTTTCTCATCAAGTTTTCCATCGACAACAAATGCATCATAAGCGTTTTTGGGGTTTTGGGTTTTGTTGAGATTGATGCTTGCTTGCACTTTTGTAGTCTGTGCAGGTTTGCAATGCAGATCTTGTGGAATACGCAAAGGAGAGAGTTTTTCAGATGCTAGATTTTGTTCGTCATCTTGAGGGGAAGAGATAAAAACCCCATTTTGAATCTTCCCAAGATTGACGCCATACACATAATATCCTCTTGAATTGACAAGATAGCCTTGCGCATCTTTGCCAAAATTTCCATCACGCGTAAAAAAATTTTCTTGTTTTTGGGAGAAGCTATCTTTTTTGACTTCCATTTCTCCCTCTTTGTTTTCTCCTACAACAAACCAACCCTTTCCTTGATAGGCCAAATCAAATTCTCCATCGCTGAGCTTATAACTTCCATTTTGTGTAGAGATTGCATTTGAAGCTGCTGTTGCTCCCATATTGATTTCATTGCTTGTTGGGCCATTGCTAGAAGTTTTTGGCGCAAAGAGTGTTTCAAATTCTGGACGACTTTCTCTGAAGCCAACTGTATTGACATTGGCGATGTTGTTTGAAACACTATCAAGTCCAAATTGGTGAGTTTTGATTCCGCTATAAGAGTTTAGGATTGTATTGTTCATGATGAGCTCTTTTCATAAAATTCAAGGGCTGATTGGATGGGAACGATCAGCTCACCCATACGAAGCATAGGTTTCCCCTCTTTGAAAATGACGCTTTGAACCTCTCCTCTTCCTATGCGTGCTTGGTGATATTCTCCACTAGATTCATTGAGGTTGTATTCTGCTTTGATGGTGTAAGTTCCGCTTGGAGCGTTTTTGCCATTTTTTTGTTTTCCATCCCAGCTAAAGTTGATATATCCCTTTTCTCCATTTTTGTCTTTAAGATCGATGCTTGCCACAAGATTGTTTTTTCCATCAAAAATATTGATACTAGGATGCCCCTTAGAAGCATCAATGGCCTCATCAAAATAAAGACTAAAATCAGCCTTTCCTTCTTTATCTAAAGTGATTCCAAAGATATCTGTTTCAGCAATCTTTCCAATCATTGCCACAGTATTAAAAGCAGACATTTGTGTCATTGTATCGCTTGCTGTAGCACTTTTTCCCATACCCTGATTAAGTCCTTCTAGACTTTCTTTGAATGCTTCTTGAAACTTTTTGAGCTCTTCATTGACCTCTTTTGTGGATTTCATCGCATCTGCTACTTCTAGCATTGTTTTTTTGTTTTGCTCCATCATCTCCACTTGCGTAAGTTGTGCTGTTTGGGTAATGATTTTATCTGTCTCCATAGGTGCAGTTGGATCTTGATTTTTGAGCTGTTCCAAAAAGAGCTTCATAAATGCATCATTATCAAGCTCATTGATATTGCGTTGATTTTTCTTTTTTTCGGCCTCTTTGATGTCTTGACCAGTGAGTTTGGCTAGAGTGTTTGGTTTTTCAAGAGGTTTTTTGGTTTGAATCGGAGTTTCCTCTTTGGAGGGAGCCGAGGTCGTGCTAGGGGTTTTTGAGATTATTTCTGTCATAAAAATCCTTTTTTTATGCGTATTGCACCATATTGATTTCCATTGATGTAGCTAATGGAGCATCTTGGAAGTTGTCTAAGCTATTTTTGTTCCCTTTTTGATTTTGATCCTCTTGTCTTTTCTGTTGTCCTTGAGAATCTCCCCCAGAGAAATTAAGCTCTATATTGCCAAATCCAGCATTGGCAAGCGTGGCTTTAAATTCACTTTGATTTTGAATAAAGGCTTGCAGTGCATTTTGATTATTGGCATTGATTTGGATTTGAAGATCTTTGCCTTTTTTGGTGATTGTGACTTCAAGTTTGCCAAGCTCTTGGGGGTTGAGGTCCATTGAAAGTTTTGTAAATGGAGGTTTGTAGTTGGCAATCTCTTCTTTTATGCGCTGAGTAAAGTGAGAGAGCGTTTCTTTGCTTTGTGCGATTTTAAATTGTGTTTCTTTTTTGGGATCAAGGGTCAAAAAATCTTGCACTTTATCACTCTTTTTTTCTTCTGTTGTTTTCTCTTCGAGCTTGAGAGCTTCT
This DNA window, taken from Helicobacter kayseriensis, encodes the following:
- the flgD gene encoding flagellar hook assembly protein FlgD; its protein translation is MTEIISKTPSTTSAPSKEETPIQTKKPLEKPNTLAKLTGQDIKEAEKKKNQRNINELDNDAFMKLFLEQLKNQDPTAPMETDKIITQTAQLTQVEMMEQNKKTMLEVADAMKSTKEVNEELKKFQEAFKESLEGLNQGMGKSATASDTMTQMSAFNTVAMIGKIAETDIFGITLDKEGKADFSLYFDEAIDASKGHPSINIFDGKNNLVASIDLKDKNGEKGYINFSWDGKQKNGKNAPSGTYTIKAEYNLNESSGEYHQARIGRGEVQSVIFKEGKPMLRMGELIVPIQSALEFYEKSSS
- a CDS encoding flagellar hook-basal body complex protein, with product MNNTILNSYSGIKTHQFGLDSVSNNIANVNTVGFRESRPEFETLFAPKTSSNGPTSNEINMGATAASNAISTQNGSYKLSDGEFDLAYQGKGWFVVGENKEGEMEVKKDSFSQKQENFFTRDGNFGKDAQGYLVNSRGYYVYGVNLGKIQNGVFISSPQDDEQNLASEKLSPLRIPQDLHCKPAQTTKVQASINLNKTQNPKNAYDAFVVDGKLDEKKILDADVNIFFANQKSLDSQINNEAKITLTSNDGKQQTYTFYYGEGKENSFRTLGELKSLIKEKTGLDLNIATQNTDSKTPSLAVELSSPNFAQPDIQTDGSFFEALGMNTKREQQMATVSPYTPNQSYAPNELVSYLGITFKKINQAGNSNPLESPKDWEIVGTNNVKNFDENKTYSAGDVVKKDGSVYLMDDKNQFLKISDEKTFQYPTYNPQEQYGKNTFVQFENKLYERIGETGNSNPAQDPEGWQEISLGKILSKSLEVPHFTSNIDIYDENGKKYHLISQYNLVEGFNTTDQKNQKWEVKTYIQDIESKNRLGDEVTHFISFDQDNQPTAQTAEIDFKGKKIAYDIAGTEKEKSSDELYSESRVVSSSQNGYPDGLLEQTSINENGVIFLKFSNGKQEAMGRIGVVAFVNDQGLSKMGGNLFGLESTLIGGEKHLKSGNPILGWNESGKLTMGNIKQGYLETSNVNVGNALTELILMQRGYSMNAKSFTTGDELIKEAINLKK
- a CDS encoding aspartate aminotransferase family protein, which gives rise to MTLEEVKEIDSTYVMPTYGRMQIAFERGEGARLYDLQGRDYIDFGSGIGVNSVGYGNQRLSKVLADQTHKLLHTSNLYLIPQQALLAKKLVELSGYDMNVFFANSGAEANEGMIKLARKYGEVNFSKKRYKIITLASSFHGRTLATLKATGQESYHRFFSPFPDGFVIAQSLQDVYAKIDDETCAVMIELIQGEGGIYALPKEEVQKLEKHLRNKEILLMIDEVQSGAYRSGEFLASHLYGISPDVIALAKGIGGGVPIGAVMSKHKDLFQAGDHGSTFGGNFLSTSASQCVLEILEEEKASGALQERIELFDHKLEECLRDSQKFIKKVGVGLMVGLEARDAQIQREVINQALESGVIVLRAGKNIVRFLPPLTISREEILEGFERFRKVIV
- the motB gene encoding flagellar motor protein MotB, whose protein sequence is MAKKKKCPECPAGEKWAVPYADFLSLLLALFIALYAISAQNTEKTKALKEEFIKIFDYAPKPEQAQPVIPIAPTPSETLDMTDGKQEGGDLSEERPQESVAEMIQKGGVLEQIEEGTLLKLPTNIFFPIDSHELKDKDMQLFFQRIVQIIQRLPKDVRIDVRGFSNNPNVAQTPYKTDYELGASRALFVMNALIKDGISPKRIFFSSQGKYGKALEGKDEEEKILKGNRVEIYFFVSDHQHQKTKEILNQFLQSQKQSQK
- a CDS encoding HesA/MoeB/ThiF family protein, whose amino-acid sequence is MLTQEEKIRYSRHLMLEDVGEEGQERIKNARILIIGAGALATPNALYLSGAGVGTIGIIDDDVVDVSNLHRQVIYQTSDIGKPKVECAKNRMLAINPNICVQTHKMRFDLSNAKVLIQEYDLIIDATDNFVSKFLINDVCVLENKPFIHAGIMRYCGQIMGVIPHQSACLACIFPTPPSNMKLYKNGLFATITGILGSISASEVLKFFTHIGTPLTDSILSIDLASMQFSKLQISKNPNCPICGKDSKREIRQIACN
- a CDS encoding M67 family metallopeptidase encodes the protein MQLTIPQCLYSQLIQEAKHHFPQECCGYLLGSTQGQNNLLQSYIPMPNTHKTPQTHFAFDPLDQLQAFGILKQKRLQIIGVFHSHPNSPPIPSQEDLRFSFFVTQSFLIISLKNGITFASYRINAHKAKKEKIEILS
- the motA gene encoding flagellar motor stator protein MotA, whose amino-acid sequence is MDLSTILGMVLAVTSISVGDILEGGNPLHVIHLSSVLIVIPTALFSAMTGTNAKFIKAGYKELKLVFASSPVDIPEKIKLLVEFSTIARRDGVLALESRVAQLDDDFMREALSMIIDGRDAHSVKEDMEIQIEQIEEYYHGAGHYWILAGESCPVFGLVGAVFGLMLALQLLDNPAKMAAGIAGAFTATVTGIMGAYAIFAPWGNKMIAKSKDIVKEKTMILEGVIGIANGDNPRNLEAKLFGFLDPSQPKISQFN
- a CDS encoding metallophosphoesterase, yielding MEKYLFYCLALTVFALMHWAIYQWLLKSLLSKEWVKRVRWVLVANFGVLLLYFLGRYQELVPYRIHAWLSVSVGFCFILFVCAIVYRVLLMACLLLDSKRRDSLKRGLDLSVGALALGYGGWGLYEGMMRPEVRKVKLSLEGLKSPFSMVQISDLHIGGLIDAERVKVIVQEILALHPDVIVLTGDIVDARIDKIQEALDELKHLRAPLGVYYVLGNHEYFHHVYEVLEEIRRCGFCVLDNKGIILKRGQEELVNLVGVNDLFGKRFGDLEPDLELALKNQKENLPTILLAHQPKFAFTIQLDQKIDLILSGHTHGGQIFPFNLLVRLDQPYLAGLYQHSNNTQIYVNRGSGFWGPPMRVGVRAEVTYFEFRPK
- a CDS encoding MBL fold metallo-hydrolase, translating into MKILKKPFGAYETNCYILSLDCGEIIIDAGMGASHWIEQECKNPLAILCTHGHFDHIWDNAKVKSLFPHIPLICHKNDAFMLESDCFGLGLTPCAPDIVLEGEENALDFEDFKVKFLLFSGHTPGCCMIEINHHLFSGDFIFYHCVGRSDFEYSNPLDMKESLKRFKTFSPNLPIHPGHGRDTEVYEEQRHIDFWIERTL